The Buchnera aphidicola str. APS (Acyrthosiphon pisum) genome has a segment encoding these proteins:
- the argS gene encoding arginine--tRNA ligase — protein MNLKNTIKEDIQDALIKIAIINCDPVITLNKKTKIGHYQLNNLIKIANISNLKPFELANRIILNIKKKYMYKEITFSQPGFINFLINPYWISEQLEKIFLSPRLGINHVNAQNIVIDYSSPNIAKEMHIGHLRSTIIGDVMARILDFLGHNVIRANHIGDWGTQFGMLIAYLEVKKLVNSPLSLMKLEEYYCKAKKKYDIDQLFAEKSREYVVKLQNGDQYCYSIWKKLVSITMLENCKIYKRLHVTLKKKHTMGESIYNKMLPNIIEDLKNKKIAIEKNGSTIVFLKEFKNRLGEPMGVVIQKKDKGFLYSTTDIACLKYRYQVLHADRIIYYTDSRQHQHLLQAWTIAKKALYISQNLLLEHHIFGMMLSKDKRPFKTRDGDTIKLSALLDEATERAMRLIKNKQPNLSKKKLNQLSNIIGVGAVKYADLSKNRNTNYIFDWNEMLSFEGNTAPYIQYAYTRIVSILKKSNMPIKKLKEKIFLTKESEINLAIKILEFEEIILLISQKGTPHILCKYLYHLATSFSHFYENCSILFPKKIKTCKSRLKLSILTAKTLKKGLNMLGIRVVKKM, from the coding sequence ATGAACTTGAAAAATACAATCAAAGAAGATATCCAAGATGCTTTAATTAAAATTGCTATCATAAACTGCGATCCCGTTATTACATTAAATAAAAAAACAAAAATAGGGCATTACCAACTTAACAATCTAATAAAAATAGCTAATATATCAAACTTAAAACCATTTGAATTAGCTAATAGAATAATTCTCAATATTAAAAAAAAATACATGTATAAAGAAATAACATTCTCTCAACCAGGTTTTATTAATTTTCTTATTAATCCATATTGGATATCTGAACAATTAGAAAAAATTTTTCTTTCACCTCGTCTTGGCATAAATCACGTAAATGCACAAAATATTGTAATAGATTATTCTTCGCCAAATATTGCAAAAGAAATGCATATTGGACATTTACGTTCAACAATAATTGGCGATGTTATGGCTAGAATATTAGATTTTTTAGGTCATAATGTAATTAGAGCAAATCATATTGGTGACTGGGGTACTCAATTTGGTATGTTGATTGCATATTTAGAAGTTAAAAAACTCGTAAATAGTCCTTTATCCCTTATGAAATTAGAGGAATACTACTGCAAGGCGAAAAAAAAATATGATATTGATCAATTATTTGCAGAAAAATCTAGAGAATACGTAGTAAAATTACAAAATGGTGATCAATATTGTTATTCTATTTGGAAAAAATTAGTATCCATCACAATGTTAGAAAATTGTAAAATATATAAAAGGCTACATGTTACTTTAAAAAAAAAACATACAATGGGAGAGAGTATATACAATAAAATGCTTCCTAATATTATTGAAGATCTTAAGAATAAAAAAATAGCAATAGAAAAAAACGGTTCTACAATTGTTTTTTTAAAAGAATTCAAGAATAGATTAGGAGAACCCATGGGTGTTGTTATTCAGAAAAAAGACAAAGGGTTTTTATATTCTACTACTGATATCGCTTGTTTAAAATATAGATATCAAGTATTACATGCCGATCGTATTATATATTACACTGATTCTCGACAGCACCAGCATTTACTACAAGCGTGGACTATAGCCAAAAAAGCTCTTTATATATCTCAAAATTTATTATTAGAACATCATATCTTTGGAATGATGCTATCAAAAGATAAACGTCCATTTAAAACTCGTGATGGTGATACTATAAAACTTTCTGCACTTCTTGATGAAGCTACAGAAAGGGCGATGCGTTTAATTAAAAATAAACAACCTAACTTATCTAAAAAAAAACTAAATCAATTATCTAATATCATCGGTGTCGGCGCAGTCAAATACGCAGATTTATCTAAAAATAGAAATACTAATTATATATTTGATTGGAACGAAATGTTAAGCTTTGAGGGTAATACAGCGCCCTATATACAGTATGCTTATACAAGAATTGTTTCTATTTTAAAAAAATCTAATATGCCTATAAAGAAACTAAAAGAAAAGATTTTTTTAACAAAAGAAAGCGAAATTAATCTAGCAATTAAAATATTAGAATTTGAAGAAATCATTTTATTAATTTCTCAAAAAGGAACCCCTCATATTTTATGTAAGTATCTTTATCATCTTGCAACTAGTTTTTCTCATTTTTATGAGAATTGTTCTATACTTTTTCCCAAAAAAATAAAAACTTGTAAAAGTAGACTTAAATTATCTATTTTAACAGCTAAAACATTAAAAAAAGGACTTAATATGCTTGGTATTAGAGTAGTAAAAAAAATGTAA